From the Paraflavitalea soli genome, the window CTCATTCCGCAAGAATCGGGTTTCCGGCACAGTCTGCGCCCGGTAGTTTTGTGTGCATGGAAAATATCATCAGCAGGATATTGGCACAAGACTGGTCGGCCGCCGAAAATGATCTGCATATCAATGGTTACACTTTGTTACGAAGTGTTTTGAATGAGAACGAATGCAACAGCCTGGTGGCGCAATACCAGGAGCCCGGGTTGTACCGCAAAACCATCGTGATGGAACGCTACCGCTTTGGCCTGGGAGAATACAAGTATTTCAAATATCCGCTGCCCTCACTGATACAGGATATCCGGCAAACGATCTATACAAAGCTTACCGGCGTGGCCAATACCTGGATGAAAGTGCTGGGCATTGATCAGCAATACCCTCCCACCCTGGCTGGCTTACACCAGCTTTGTCACCAGCACCAGCAGGTCAATCCTACGGTATTGATCCTGCAATACGGACAGGGCGGGCACAATACGCTGCACCAGGACCTATATGGTGATATATTCTTCCCCATTCAATTGGTGATGTTCCTCGATGAGCCTGGAAAAGATTATACCGGCGGCGAGTTTGTCATAACCCAGCAGGTGCCAAGGGCGCAATCCAAGGCCACGGTGCTCACGCCCCGCAAAGGCGACTTCCTGTTATTTACCACCAACTTCCGCCCCCAGAAAGGCAGCAAAGGCTATTACCGGGTGAACATGAAACATGGTGTAAGTGAAATACACAGCGGGCAGCGCCACACCCTGGGTATCATCTTTCATGATGCGCAGAGCTAAAGTAGCGGCTCATCCCGGTTTCCTTTCATTCATACATTATACCTACTTGCCCTAGCGCGCCAACCGGTATCTTTAGTCCTACCTAAAATCTCCTGTCAGTATGAAATTACAAGTGTTGCTTCCGGCTGCTTTGCTCTGCGGCCTCATGGCCTGTCAAAACAATGACACCCCCGCTCCTGCCCCTGATGTGGTAGCCGCCAATATGGATACTACGGTAAAACCGGGTGATGATTTCTTCCTCTATGCCAATGGTGGCTGGATCAAACAGCATCCCATACCCGATGAAGAAACCCGGTGGGATATTGGCCAGCTGGTGAATGAAG encodes:
- a CDS encoding 2OG-Fe(II) oxygenase; translation: MENIISRILAQDWSAAENDLHINGYTLLRSVLNENECNSLVAQYQEPGLYRKTIVMERYRFGLGEYKYFKYPLPSLIQDIRQTIYTKLTGVANTWMKVLGIDQQYPPTLAGLHQLCHQHQQVNPTVLILQYGQGGHNTLHQDLYGDIFFPIQLVMFLDEPGKDYTGGEFVITQQVPRAQSKATVLTPRKGDFLLFTTNFRPQKGSKGYYRVNMKHGVSEIHSGQRHTLGIIFHDAQS